The following coding sequences are from one Streptomyces venezuelae window:
- a CDS encoding MMPL family transporter — MAEEWRRERRGVAWLVCGRRTKWLVVLFWLVVIIVAAPLAQKLTDAQENDAESWLPGSAESTQVLDISAEFRPEVVPAIIVYAREGGLTAADRVQIAQDVRQAKELRVHGIRGAETRGPLYDEKAGPEAAQVYVPITMDAESWERIGPAVDSIRERVGDGGDGLAVHITGPGGTGADSAEAFEGIDSTLLLAAAGIVIVILLFTYRSPTLLLAPLLSVITALFTAQAFIYLLAEHADLTVNGQSAGILTVLVFGAGTDYALLLVARYREELRRHEDRHEAMALALHRAGPAVLASGATVVLSMLVLLAAEMNSTSGLGPVAAIGVTVGLLAMLSLFPALLVIFGRWFFWPLIPHVGSPEPTERGLWARTGRRIDRRPRLIWGVTAAALALLSLGLLQLRAEGLSNADAFTDKPDSITGQEVLARHFPAGSGDPLVIVAGQAQDDAVARAVRDTRGVVPASVARPPGTKAEHDGKVLFEATLTDPSDSAAAKRTVERVRDAVHAVPGADARVGGGTAALLDMDRATAHDNKLIIPLVLAVVLLILAVLLRAVVAPLLLIATVVLSFATALGLSALAFRHLFDYAGEPTDFPLFVFVFLVALGIDYNIFLSTRIREEAGRQGTRAGVLTGLAATGAVITSAGLVLAGTFAALGTLPMVAFAEIGFAVALGVLLDTFVVRSVLVTALFLDVGPKVWWPHPLARRGD; from the coding sequence ATGGCGGAGGAATGGCGGCGGGAGCGGCGCGGCGTCGCGTGGCTGGTGTGCGGGCGGCGCACCAAGTGGCTGGTGGTGCTGTTCTGGCTGGTGGTGATCATCGTCGCGGCGCCCCTGGCCCAGAAGCTCACCGACGCCCAGGAGAACGACGCGGAGTCATGGCTGCCCGGCTCCGCCGAATCGACCCAAGTCCTGGACATCTCGGCCGAGTTCAGGCCCGAGGTGGTCCCCGCGATCATCGTGTACGCCCGCGAAGGCGGCCTCACCGCGGCGGACCGCGTACAGATCGCGCAGGACGTCCGCCAGGCCAAGGAGTTGCGCGTCCACGGCATCCGCGGCGCCGAGACCCGCGGTCCTCTGTACGACGAGAAGGCGGGCCCGGAGGCGGCCCAGGTGTACGTCCCGATCACCATGGACGCCGAGAGCTGGGAGCGCATCGGCCCCGCCGTCGACAGCATCCGGGAGCGGGTCGGGGACGGCGGCGACGGCTTGGCCGTGCACATCACCGGACCCGGCGGCACGGGCGCGGACTCGGCCGAGGCCTTCGAGGGCATCGACTCGACGCTGCTGCTCGCGGCGGCCGGCATCGTGATCGTCATCCTCCTGTTCACCTACCGCAGCCCGACCCTGCTGCTCGCCCCGCTGCTCTCCGTGATCACCGCGTTGTTCACCGCCCAGGCCTTCATCTACCTCCTCGCGGAGCACGCGGACCTGACGGTCAACGGGCAGAGCGCGGGCATTCTGACGGTCCTCGTCTTCGGCGCGGGGACCGACTACGCGCTCCTCCTGGTCGCTCGCTATCGCGAAGAACTGCGCCGCCACGAGGACCGTCACGAGGCGATGGCCCTCGCCCTGCACCGGGCGGGCCCCGCGGTCCTCGCGTCGGGCGCGACGGTCGTCCTGAGCATGCTCGTGCTGCTGGCCGCCGAGATGAACTCGACGAGCGGCCTCGGCCCGGTCGCCGCGATCGGCGTCACCGTGGGGCTCCTGGCGATGCTGTCGCTCTTCCCCGCCCTCCTCGTCATCTTCGGCCGGTGGTTCTTCTGGCCGCTGATCCCGCACGTCGGCTCCCCCGAGCCGACCGAACGCGGCCTGTGGGCGCGCACGGGCCGCCGCATCGACCGCCGCCCGCGGCTGATCTGGGGCGTCACGGCGGCGGCCCTCGCCCTGCTCTCGCTCGGACTCCTGCAGTTGCGGGCCGAGGGCCTCAGCAACGCGGACGCGTTCACCGACAAGCCGGACTCGATCACCGGCCAGGAGGTGCTCGCCCGGCACTTCCCCGCGGGCTCCGGCGATCCGCTGGTGATCGTGGCCGGCCAGGCACAGGACGACGCCGTGGCCCGCGCCGTACGGGACACCCGTGGCGTGGTGCCCGCGAGTGTCGCTCGGCCGCCGGGGACGAAGGCCGAGCACGACGGCAAGGTGCTGTTCGAGGCGACGCTGACCGACCCGTCGGACAGCGCGGCCGCGAAACGGACGGTGGAGCGGGTGCGCGACGCCGTCCACGCCGTGCCCGGCGCGGACGCGCGGGTGGGCGGCGGCACGGCGGCCCTTCTCGACATGGACCGCGCCACGGCCCACGACAACAAACTGATCATCCCCCTGGTGCTGGCCGTGGTCCTGCTGATCCTCGCCGTGCTGCTGCGCGCGGTGGTGGCCCCGCTGCTCCTCATCGCGACGGTGGTCCTGTCCTTCGCGACGGCCCTCGGCCTCAGCGCGCTGGCCTTCCGCCACCTCTTCGACTACGCGGGCGAGCCCACGGACTTCCCGCTCTTCGTCTTCGTGTTCCTGGTGGCGCTCGGCATCGACTACAACATCTTCCTGTCCACCCGCATCCGTGAGGAGGCGGGCCGCCAGGGAACGCGCGCGGGCGTCCTGACCGGTCTCGCCGCGACCGGCGCGGTGATCACGTCGGCGGGCCTTGTCCTCGCGGGCACGTTCGCCGCACTCGGCACGCTCCCGATGGTGGCGTTCGCCGAGATCGGCTTCGCGGTGGCGCTCGGCGTCCTGCTGGACACCTTCGTCGTACGTTCGGTCCTGGTGACGGCACTGTTCCTGGACGTCGGCCCGAAGGTGTGGTGGCCGCATCCACTGGCACGCCGTGGTGACTAG
- a CDS encoding MFS transporter, which translates to MKPVSAAPPDPTEPRTDVRNRWRARLREAVVPLARRGFRLHWCGYLLSWAGSAVAPLALAFAALATGGGPQALGIVLAAGVLPQIVLLPVGGVIADRYRRVRVMVWSNVVCALAETAAACLIWSGVVHTWQLAVTSGVCGAAGAFFAPAADGAVVQVVPAEQRRTANALLKFGQNVGKMASPALGGVLIAAAGPALALVWDAVTFAVSAVLFARINVDRAAVRPDVASPRQGRPGTGLRGEMGRGWQEVWQRRWLAVMVCQAAVTGSAWLAGYQMLGPLYAQRVLGGAALWGVVVSAFTGGLIAGAALALAWRPSAAGAVVCGGTVLLALPLAAMAVRAPLPALVAAFVVAGAGLELAMVVWLSLLQERIPGDRLSRVLSYSTLGQMLPVPVAYLLTGPVAAGFGLHTTLAWAAAVVTAAALLPLVLPQVRRLTIPVRAAKRA; encoded by the coding sequence ATGAAGCCGGTCAGCGCGGCGCCGCCGGATCCGACGGAGCCCCGGACCGATGTGCGGAACAGGTGGCGGGCCCGGCTGCGCGAGGCTGTCGTGCCGCTCGCCCGGCGCGGCTTCCGGCTGCACTGGTGCGGCTATCTGTTGTCGTGGGCGGGCTCGGCCGTCGCGCCGCTGGCTCTCGCGTTCGCCGCGCTCGCCACCGGCGGCGGACCGCAGGCCCTGGGGATCGTGCTCGCGGCCGGTGTCCTGCCGCAGATCGTTCTGCTGCCGGTCGGCGGCGTGATCGCCGACCGGTACCGCCGCGTGCGCGTGATGGTGTGGTCCAACGTCGTCTGCGCGCTCGCCGAGACGGCGGCCGCGTGTCTGATCTGGTCCGGCGTCGTCCACACGTGGCAGCTCGCGGTCACGTCGGGGGTCTGCGGTGCCGCGGGCGCCTTCTTCGCTCCGGCGGCGGACGGCGCCGTCGTCCAGGTGGTGCCGGCCGAGCAGCGGCGTACGGCCAACGCACTCCTGAAGTTCGGGCAGAACGTGGGGAAGATGGCCAGCCCGGCGCTCGGCGGTGTGCTCATCGCCGCGGCGGGCCCCGCCCTGGCGCTCGTCTGGGACGCGGTCACGTTCGCGGTGTCGGCCGTGCTGTTCGCGCGGATCAACGTGGACAGGGCGGCCGTACGTCCGGACGTCGCGTCGCCACGGCAAGGGCGGCCGGGCACGGGTCTGCGGGGCGAGATGGGCCGCGGCTGGCAGGAGGTGTGGCAGCGGCGCTGGCTGGCGGTGATGGTGTGTCAGGCCGCCGTGACCGGCTCCGCGTGGCTGGCGGGATATCAGATGCTGGGGCCCCTGTACGCGCAGCGGGTCCTCGGCGGGGCCGCGCTGTGGGGCGTGGTCGTGTCCGCGTTCACCGGCGGCCTGATCGCGGGGGCCGCACTGGCCCTGGCGTGGCGGCCGTCCGCCGCGGGCGCCGTCGTGTGCGGCGGGACCGTGCTGCTGGCCCTGCCCCTCGCGGCGATGGCCGTCCGCGCCCCGCTGCCCGCGCTCGTGGCCGCGTTCGTCGTGGCGGGCGCGGGCCTGGAACTCGCCATGGTCGTATGGCTCTCCCTGTTGCAGGAACGCATCCCGGGCGACCGTCTCAGCAGGGTCCTGTCGTACTCGACGCTCGGCCAGATGCTGCCCGTCCCCGTCGCGTACCTCCTCACCGGACCCGTCGCGGCCGGGTTCGGGCTGCACACCACCCTCGCGTGGGCCGCGGCCGTGGTCACGGCCGCGGCGCTGCTCCCGCTGGTCCTGCCCCAGGTGCGCCGCCTCACCATCCCCGTGCGGGCGGCGAAAAGGGCCTAG
- the fmt gene encoding methionyl-tRNA formyltransferase, with amino-acid sequence MKLVFAGTPEVAVPALDALIASDRHEVAAVVTRPDAPAGRGRRLVASPVAERAEEAGIEVLKPAKPRDEEFLARLREIGPDCCPVVAYGALLPKTALDIPARGWVNLHFSLLPAWRGAAPVQHAVMAGDEITGASTFLIEQGLDSGPVYGTVTEAVRPTDTSGDLLTRLAFAGSGLLVATMDGIEDGTLQAVPQPADGVTLAPKITVEDAQVDWAAPAMRVDRVVRGCTPAPGAWTVFRGERLKIIQAALVQDRTDLAPGEISAAKNNVYVGSGSHAVELLWVQPQGKKPMRGADWARGVRIAPGERMGPGDVG; translated from the coding sequence GTGAAGCTTGTCTTCGCCGGCACTCCCGAGGTCGCCGTCCCCGCACTGGACGCCCTGATCGCCTCCGACCGGCACGAGGTGGCCGCCGTGGTGACCCGCCCGGACGCGCCCGCCGGGCGGGGCCGCAGGCTGGTCGCGAGCCCGGTCGCGGAGCGCGCCGAGGAGGCCGGCATCGAGGTGCTGAAGCCCGCGAAGCCGCGCGATGAGGAGTTCCTGGCGCGGCTGCGCGAGATCGGCCCCGACTGCTGCCCCGTCGTCGCGTACGGCGCGCTGCTGCCGAAGACCGCCCTGGACATCCCGGCCCGCGGCTGGGTCAACCTGCACTTCTCGCTGCTGCCCGCCTGGCGCGGTGCCGCGCCGGTGCAGCACGCGGTGATGGCGGGCGACGAGATCACCGGGGCCTCGACGTTCCTGATCGAGCAGGGCCTCGACTCCGGGCCCGTGTACGGGACGGTCACCGAAGCGGTGCGGCCCACCGACACCAGCGGGGACCTGCTCACGCGTCTCGCGTTCGCGGGCTCCGGGCTGCTCGTCGCGACCATGGACGGCATCGAGGACGGCACCCTGCAGGCGGTGCCGCAGCCCGCCGACGGCGTCACCCTCGCCCCGAAGATCACCGTCGAGGACGCCCAGGTGGACTGGGCGGCGCCCGCGATGCGCGTGGACCGCGTCGTGCGCGGCTGCACCCCCGCGCCCGGCGCCTGGACCGTCTTCCGCGGCGAGCGGCTGAAGATCATCCAGGCCGCGCTCGTCCAGGACCGCACCGACCTCGCGCCCGGCGAGATCTCCGCCGCCAAGAACAACGTGTACGTCGGTTCCGGTTCGCACGCCGTCGAGTTGCTCTGGGTCCAGCCGCAGGGCAAGAAGCCGATGCGCGGCGCGGACTGGGCGCGCGGGGTCCGGATCGCCCCGGGTGAGCGCATGGGGCCCGGCGACGTAGGCTGA
- a CDS encoding sugar-binding transcriptional regulator: MNSSEESAVSAMSAGRSAMRMGPAELVQAAAMARRFYLEGKSKIQIAEEFGVSRFKVARVLETALERDLVRIEIRVPAELDAERSDALRARYGLRHAVVVESPAPTDEIEDSPDPENLGEVAADLLGELVNEGDVLGLAWGRSTIHMAAALDQLPPCTVVQLTGVYDAGTAERGSVEAVRRAAQVSGGEAHPIYAPMLLPDPATAAALRNQTGIARAFEYFDKVTVACVSIGSWEPGISTVHDMLSDEERAHYASLGVAAEMSAHLFDAEGRRVGRDLGERCITVEADRLRRIPEVVAIAGGQRKAAAIDAVLRSGLVTSLVTDTAAADQLLVAGAAPRPALNRADPDGS, translated from the coding sequence GTGAACAGCAGTGAGGAGAGCGCCGTGTCGGCCATGTCGGCGGGTCGGTCAGCCATGCGGATGGGACCCGCGGAGCTGGTGCAGGCGGCGGCCATGGCCCGCCGCTTCTACCTCGAGGGCAAGTCCAAGATCCAGATCGCCGAGGAGTTCGGCGTCAGCCGCTTCAAGGTGGCCCGGGTCCTGGAGACCGCCCTGGAGCGTGATCTCGTGCGCATCGAGATCCGCGTGCCCGCCGAGCTGGACGCGGAGCGCTCGGACGCGCTGCGCGCCCGCTACGGCCTGCGGCACGCCGTCGTCGTGGAGTCCCCGGCGCCGACCGACGAGATCGAGGACTCGCCCGACCCCGAGAACCTCGGCGAGGTCGCGGCGGACCTCCTCGGCGAGCTGGTCAACGAGGGCGACGTCCTCGGCCTGGCCTGGGGCCGCTCCACGATCCACATGGCGGCCGCGCTCGACCAGCTGCCGCCGTGCACGGTCGTGCAGCTGACGGGGGTGTACGACGCCGGGACCGCGGAGCGCGGCTCCGTCGAGGCCGTCCGTCGCGCCGCCCAGGTGTCCGGCGGCGAGGCGCACCCCATCTACGCGCCGATGCTGCTGCCCGACCCCGCGACCGCGGCGGCGCTGCGCAACCAGACCGGCATCGCCCGCGCCTTCGAGTACTTCGACAAGGTCACGGTCGCCTGCGTGTCCATCGGCTCCTGGGAGCCGGGGATCTCCACCGTCCACGACATGCTCAGCGACGAGGAGCGGGCGCATTACGCGTCGCTGGGAGTGGCCGCGGAGATGTCTGCCCATCTGTTCGACGCCGAGGGGCGTCGGGTCGGGCGGGACCTCGGGGAGCGGTGCATCACCGTCGAAGCGGACCGGCTCCGACGGATTCCTGAAGTTGTCGCCATTGCCGGCGGGCAGCGGAAGGCTGCCGCGATCGACGCGGTGCTGCGGTCCGGGCTTGTCACCAGCCTTGTGACGGACACGGCTGCGGCTGATCAGCTTCTTGTTGCCGGCGCTGCGCCTCGGCCTGCGCTCAATCGGGCGGATCCGGACGGTAGCTGA
- the rpe gene encoding ribulose-phosphate 3-epimerase: MAVQINPSILSADFARLAEEAKAVEGADWLHVDVMDNHFVPNLTLGVPVVESLARATDTPLDCHLMIEDPDRWAPQYVEAGAGSVTFHAEAAAAPVRLAREIRAKGARASMALKPATPIEPFEDLLPELDMLLIMTVEPGFGGQAFLDIMLPKIRRTRELIAKHGLEMWLQVDGGVSAETIERCAEAGADVFVAGSAVYGAKDPADAVRSLRTQAEAKTASSSWACDH, encoded by the coding sequence ATGGCCGTGCAGATCAACCCCAGCATCCTGTCCGCGGACTTCGCCCGTCTTGCCGAGGAGGCAAAGGCCGTCGAGGGCGCCGACTGGCTCCACGTCGACGTGATGGACAACCACTTCGTCCCGAATCTCACCCTCGGGGTGCCGGTCGTAGAGTCCCTGGCCCGTGCGACGGACACGCCTCTGGACTGCCACCTGATGATCGAGGACCCCGATCGCTGGGCCCCGCAGTACGTCGAGGCGGGCGCCGGATCCGTCACCTTCCACGCGGAGGCCGCCGCCGCGCCGGTCCGGCTCGCGCGCGAGATCCGTGCCAAGGGCGCCCGCGCCTCGATGGCGCTGAAGCCCGCGACCCCCATCGAGCCGTTCGAGGACCTGCTCCCCGAGCTCGACATGCTGCTCATCATGACGGTGGAGCCCGGCTTCGGCGGCCAGGCGTTCCTCGACATCATGCTGCCCAAGATCCGCCGCACCCGTGAGCTGATCGCCAAGCACGGCCTGGAGATGTGGCTGCAGGTCGACGGCGGGGTCTCGGCAGAGACCATCGAGCGCTGCGCCGAGGCCGGGGCCGATGTCTTCGTCGCCGGCTCCGCCGTCTACGGCGCCAAGGATCCCGCGGACGCGGTACGTTCATTGCGCACCCAAGCCGAGGCAAAGACCGCGTCAAGCAGCTGGGCGTGCGACCACTGA
- a CDS encoding RsmB/NOP family class I SAM-dependent RNA methyltransferase: MNDQPNRRPRKPSGKSGKPYRRPQKDPVRFLAFEALRAVDERDAYANLVLPPLLRKAREKGDFDARDAALATELVYGTLRRQGTYDAIVAACIDRPLREVDPPVLDVLNLGVHQLLGTRIPTHAAVSASVELARVVLGDGRAKFVNAVLRKVSQDDLDGWVQKVAPPYDEDAEDHLAVVHSHPRWVVSALWDSLGGGRAGIEDLLEADNERPEVTLVARPGRTTADELLDSVGEDSALPGRWSPHAVRLSEGGEPGSLEAVREGRAGVQDEGSQLVALALANAPLEGPDEKWLDGCAGPGGKAALLAGLASQRGAALLAAEKQPHRAGLVAQALAGNPGPYQVVAADGTRPPWRPGTFDRVLMDVPCTGLGALRRRPEARWRRRPQDLDGFAPLQRGLLRTAMESVRVGGIVGYATCSPHLAETRAVVDDVLKHGGGAELVDARPLLPGVPALGDGPDVQLWPHLHGTDAMYLALIRRTA; encoded by the coding sequence TTGAACGACCAGCCGAACCGGCGACCCCGTAAACCGTCGGGGAAGTCCGGCAAGCCCTACCGCCGCCCGCAGAAGGACCCCGTCCGCTTCCTCGCCTTCGAGGCGCTGCGGGCGGTCGACGAGCGCGACGCGTACGCCAACCTCGTCCTGCCGCCCCTCCTGCGCAAGGCGCGCGAGAAGGGCGACTTCGACGCGCGGGACGCGGCGCTCGCCACCGAGCTGGTCTACGGAACGCTCCGCCGCCAGGGGACGTACGACGCGATCGTCGCGGCCTGCATCGACCGGCCGCTGCGCGAGGTCGACCCGCCCGTCCTCGACGTGCTCAACCTCGGGGTGCACCAGCTGCTCGGCACGCGCATCCCGACCCACGCCGCCGTCTCCGCCTCGGTGGAGCTGGCCCGCGTGGTGCTCGGCGACGGACGCGCCAAGTTCGTCAACGCCGTGCTGCGCAAGGTCTCCCAGGACGACCTCGACGGCTGGGTGCAGAAGGTCGCGCCGCCCTACGACGAGGACGCCGAGGACCACCTCGCCGTCGTCCACTCGCACCCCCGCTGGGTCGTCTCGGCGCTGTGGGACTCCCTCGGCGGCGGCCGCGCCGGCATCGAGGACCTGCTGGAGGCGGACAACGAGCGGCCCGAGGTGACACTCGTGGCGCGCCCCGGCCGCACCACCGCCGACGAACTGCTCGACTCCGTCGGCGAGGACTCCGCGCTGCCCGGACGCTGGTCGCCCCACGCCGTGCGGCTCAGCGAGGGCGGCGAGCCCGGCTCCCTGGAGGCCGTGCGCGAAGGGCGCGCGGGCGTGCAGGACGAGGGCAGCCAGCTGGTCGCGCTCGCACTCGCGAACGCCCCGCTCGAAGGACCCGACGAGAAGTGGCTCGACGGCTGTGCGGGACCCGGCGGCAAGGCGGCCCTGCTCGCCGGCCTCGCCTCCCAGCGCGGCGCCGCGCTCCTCGCCGCGGAGAAGCAGCCGCACCGGGCCGGCCTCGTCGCCCAGGCACTGGCCGGGAACCCCGGCCCCTACCAGGTCGTCGCGGCCGACGGCACCCGCCCGCCGTGGCGGCCCGGCACGTTCGACCGCGTCCTGATGGACGTGCCCTGCACGGGACTCGGCGCCCTGCGCCGCCGCCCCGAGGCCCGCTGGCGCCGCCGCCCGCAGGACCTGGACGGCTTCGCCCCGCTCCAGCGCGGCCTGCTGCGCACGGCGATGGAGTCGGTGCGGGTCGGCGGCATCGTCGGATACGCCACGTGCTCCCCGCACCTCGCCGAGACACGGGCCGTCGTGGACGACGTCCTCAAGCACGGCGGCGGCGCCGAACTCGTCGACGCGCGGCCCCTGCTGCCGGGCGTCCCGGCGCTGGGCGACGGACCCGACGTACAGCTGTGGCCGCATCTGCACGGCACGGACGCGATGTATCTGGCGCTGATCCGGCGCACCGCCTGA
- a CDS encoding barstar family protein encodes MTHDVGGEPFAPVLEAARGAGWATTALSLAGVTDKAAFMERCARGLGLPDWFGRNWDALADCLTDLSWQPPARGRLLVVSGWQEYADAAPGEWRIAQEVFSGAVEHWRGATEGGLEIVLALGPADGADTERGGS; translated from the coding sequence ATGACCCACGACGTAGGCGGGGAACCGTTCGCGCCCGTGCTGGAGGCCGCGCGCGGCGCGGGCTGGGCCACCACGGCGCTCTCCCTCGCGGGAGTGACGGACAAGGCCGCCTTCATGGAGCGCTGCGCCCGCGGGCTCGGCCTGCCCGACTGGTTCGGGCGCAACTGGGACGCGCTGGCCGACTGCCTCACCGATCTGTCGTGGCAGCCCCCCGCGCGCGGGAGGCTGCTCGTCGTATCCGGATGGCAGGAGTACGCCGATGCGGCGCCGGGGGAGTGGCGGATCGCCCAGGAAGTGTTCTCGGGGGCCGTCGAGCACTGGCGGGGGGCGACGGAGGGCGGGCTCGAGATCGTGCTCGCGCTCGGTCCCGCCGACGGCGCCGACACGGAGCGTGGCGGCAGCTGA
- a CDS encoding ribonuclease domain-containing protein codes for MVHRFVPRVVGALLVCLAVFVAGCSSGGGDRDVPDWARGMATVRDDRLPAEARETLRLIDHGGPFPYPKDGTVFGNYERELPERKRGYYHEYTVRTPGERDRGARRIVTGSHDEVYYTDDHYASFKAVLRQ; via the coding sequence ATGGTGCACCGGTTTGTTCCCCGCGTCGTGGGGGCTCTGCTCGTCTGTCTTGCGGTTTTCGTCGCCGGATGCTCGTCCGGGGGCGGTGACCGGGACGTCCCCGACTGGGCCCGCGGCATGGCCACTGTGCGGGACGACCGGCTGCCCGCCGAGGCGCGGGAGACATTGCGCCTCATCGACCACGGCGGCCCCTTCCCGTACCCGAAGGACGGCACCGTCTTCGGCAACTACGAGCGTGAGCTGCCGGAGCGGAAGCGTGGCTATTACCACGAGTACACCGTCCGTACGCCCGGCGAGCGGGACCGCGGGGCCCGGCGGATCGTCACCGGCAGCCACGACGAGGTCTACTACACCGACGATCACTACGCGTCCTTCAAGGCGGTGCTGAGGCAATGA
- a CDS encoding GuaB1 family IMP dehydrogenase-related protein, which translates to MRFLNDIQPAYDLTYDDVFMVPRRSAVGSRQGVDLSSPDGTGTTIPLVVANMTAIAGRRMAETVARRGGLVVIPQDIPIEVVTEVVSWVKTRHHVLDTPIVLAPTQTVADALALLPKRAHDAGVVVDADQKPLGVVTDADLTGVDRFTQLSEVMSRDLLLLDADIDPRDAFNKLDAANRRYAPAVDKDGRLAGILTRTGALRATLYTPAVDANGGLRIAAAVGINGDVAGKAKQLLDAGVDTLVVDTAHGHQESMIAAVKAVRALDPKVPIVAGNIVAAEGVRDLIEAGADIIKVGVGPGAMCTTRMMTGVGRPQFSAVLECAAEAKKFGKHVWADGGVRHPRDVAMALAAGASNVMVGSWFAGTYESPGDLQHDAQGRAYKESFGMASARAVRNRTSEESAYDRARKALFEEGISTSRMFLDPARPGVEDLIDSIIAGVRSSCTYAGAASLEEFAEKATVGIQSAAGYAEGKPLHASWS; encoded by the coding sequence GTGCGCTTCCTCAATGACATCCAGCCTGCGTACGACCTGACGTACGACGACGTCTTCATGGTCCCGAGGCGCTCCGCCGTCGGATCCCGCCAAGGCGTGGACCTCTCGTCGCCCGACGGCACCGGCACCACGATCCCGCTGGTCGTCGCCAACATGACCGCGATCGCCGGCCGCCGCATGGCCGAGACCGTCGCCCGCCGCGGCGGCCTCGTCGTCATCCCCCAGGACATCCCGATCGAGGTCGTCACCGAGGTCGTCTCCTGGGTCAAGACGCGCCACCACGTCCTGGACACCCCCATCGTCCTGGCCCCCACGCAGACCGTCGCGGACGCGCTCGCCCTGCTCCCCAAGCGCGCGCACGACGCCGGCGTCGTCGTCGACGCCGACCAGAAGCCCCTCGGAGTCGTCACGGACGCCGACCTCACGGGCGTCGACCGCTTCACGCAGCTCTCCGAGGTCATGTCCAGGGACCTGCTGCTCCTGGACGCCGACATCGACCCGCGCGACGCCTTCAACAAGCTCGACGCCGCCAACCGGCGCTACGCCCCCGCCGTGGACAAGGACGGCCGTCTCGCCGGCATCCTCACCCGTACGGGCGCCCTGCGGGCCACGCTCTACACCCCCGCCGTCGACGCCAACGGCGGCCTGCGCATCGCCGCGGCCGTCGGCATCAACGGCGACGTCGCGGGCAAGGCCAAGCAGCTCCTCGACGCGGGCGTCGACACGCTCGTCGTCGACACCGCGCACGGCCACCAGGAGTCGATGATCGCCGCGGTCAAGGCCGTGCGCGCGCTCGACCCGAAGGTCCCGATCGTGGCGGGCAACATCGTCGCCGCCGAGGGCGTCCGCGACCTCATCGAGGCCGGCGCCGACATCATCAAGGTGGGTGTCGGCCCCGGCGCCATGTGCACCACCCGCATGATGACCGGCGTGGGCCGCCCGCAGTTCTCCGCGGTGCTCGAATGCGCCGCCGAGGCCAAGAAGTTCGGCAAGCACGTCTGGGCGGACGGCGGTGTCCGCCACCCGCGCGACGTCGCCATGGCGCTCGCAGCCGGCGCGTCGAACGTCATGGTCGGCTCGTGGTTCGCGGGCACCTACGAGTCCCCGGGCGACCTCCAGCACGACGCCCAGGGCCGCGCCTACAAGGAGTCCTTCGGCATGGCCTCCGCGCGTGCCGTGCGCAACCGCACCTCCGAGGAGTCCGCGTACGACCGCGCCCGCAAGGCGCTCTTCGAGGAGGGCATCTCGACCTCCCGCATGTTCCTCGACCCGGCGCGGCCCGGCGTCGAGGACCTGATCGACTCGATCATCGCGGGCGTCCGCTCGTCCTGCACGTACGCGGGCGCCGCCTCCCTGGAGGAGTTCGCCGAGAAGGCCACGGTCGGCATCCAGAGCGCCGCCGGCTACGCGGAGGGCAAGCCCCTGCACGCCAGCTGGAGCTAA